GCTGCAGAGAAACCTCTGCCTGCTGCCACCACATGCCAATGCCTGGCAGGAGCAGAGTTGAATGTGCTCTTTATTCCTCATACCTAAAACACCTGACACccccctgcagctcctgccctcTGCCAGGAATAGATGTGCAGTAAATTGAGTGAAACTCCAGCAAACTGCAGCCACTTGCCTCTGGGAAAAGATGTGTATCTGCCCTCTGCAGACTCTGCGTGTGGGCTCGCGTGCCTGCTGAAACGGTTCCTCAAATATTTATTTGCTAAACTCTTTCTCTCCCGGCAGGTAAAAGCTCGCCGTCTGCCAGGTAAGTGTTGACCTCCTCTCGTCACTGTGTGACCTGTGGTGACTCTGCGCTGGGCACCTCCAGCCTGCAAATGGGGTCCCTTGGGGTGGGGATGGAGCTGGATCCCCAAAAGCTTATGAAggggaaggcaggagcatggcctCTTCGCATCTCAGTTGTGGTTCTGCCCCCATGTTGATATTGCACCCAAACGTTTGGCttttggtgaggctgcagctgtgGGTGGGAGCCgggtctacagcctgcagggatgTGGCTGGAGCAGCATGTGAGCAGAGGCTCCTTTGCTGAGGACTCATCCAGCTCGGGGCTCCTGCAAGGACCTTGTTTTGCTTCTGAAGCCCCTAGCTCCTCCATCACTAGGGAAGAGGCAACAAAGTGCTTGATCTGACTCAGTTTGTTCCACATTGCAGGTTGCATGAGCCAGAGAAGAGCAGCGAGGCCACTACCCAGGTGTGTTGCTCAGCCGCAGGCACCAGGGCGGGAGAGGAGGAGGGTGATTCCTGCAGGAAACATCTCCATGTCTCCTGTGGAGGGTGGTGGTTCCCCTGTGAAACATTTTGGCGCCTCCAGTGGAGGGTGGTGGTTCCCCTGTGAAACATCTCAGTGTCTCCCCACTGTGGCTGGAGAGGGAGAAGCCACCCCAGGGATGAGGTGTAACCACTTCCCACCAtcttttctgccttctccctctctcctcctcctcctccacctcccgggagcgctgggctggtgctgcctgcagaCTCAGCTGTGCCATAGCCAGCCAGGCTCTTTGCGGAGTTATTTTTGCATTTGGTGATGCGGTTAGGAGTCAAGTCGTGATCAGCAGCAATCTGTCTGTCCCACCCAGCCTCTGCTGCCTCCCACGTGGGCAGCGCTGGGCAGGCTGGTCCCCTCCGGTCCCTCCCAGGATGGGGTGACAGGGTGGCTGCAGCGATGGCTCTTGCATAGTGATGGTGGCTCTGAAGCCAGTGACAgcggtggactagatgatctccagaggtcacttcaaccCCAGCCATCCTGTGATTCAGTGGCTTTGGGTTGATGGACATGGTGGGGAGCTCCTTGCTTATCCTGGAGGACAAACTTTTGGTGTCTTGCACAGGAATCCGACCCCAACAACCTGACGTACGCGGACCTGAACttcgagagggagagggagaggaagaccATCCGGCGGATGGTGGAACTGAGCCAGCAGTCAGAATACGCCAGCATCCAGACCAGCCCGGCGCCCGCCAACGATGACAACCTCACCTACGCCGACCTGGACATGGTGCACCTCAGCAAGGCGCCCAGGCGGCCAGCCCCGCGCCCCGAGGAGCCCAGTTCCGAATACGCCAGTGTCCAGATCCCCAGGAAATGAACAGAGGCTGCCGGGACCCCCGTCCGCCTGTGGCGAGCTGTCCCACTCCTCCCTGGGAGGATTTCCTTGGAAGCGCTGAGGGTGATGTGAAGATGCGCTCCGGTACCCACAGTTTGGGGTGGAAATGCAGCCCGTGGGGGTCAGCTCCCATCCAGAGACCCGACTTTTGGAGGCAGTTTGCTCCCAAGGGTGATGGCTCCATCCCTTCGGGATCCCCCACGGCCACAGGGGTTAAACCAGCGGCTCCTCGGGAAGCTCCAGCTGGGTGAGGAGATAGGGACAGTGTCTCCACGCCGGCTCCCATGGGGATGgtgctgcctggccaggctcccAGAGCCACCCCAACCCCGCAGGGACCCACAGGGGTCCCCACACTGCCTTCCGGGGCTCTGTGCCACCGGCGCCTGGAAAACAAACTCGCTTTAAAGCAAGGACGCGAGTGTCCGCCTCTCTCTTCCCAAGTGTCCCTTCTGCGGGACCTCGGTCTCGCTCCAAGGCCAACGAGGCTGGGCAGCCGGTGAGCCAAGCCCCCCACTGCGGACTGACCCCCTTCCTGCCACCCAGGGAAGGCTCCGTGTCCCCAGCACCgagcatcctcctcctcatcttcctctgcaCAGCCTTGCCCCACACCGGGACCCACCAGCGCTGCCCCAGGCTTGTACAACGCGTGGGGGTgcccctgccagcccagcccccctgggagctccccgCAGGTACCGTGTAACATGTTTTGACTGTTTGACATGTAACTGTTAATTTTTAGAGCTCAAACCCGATGTTTTGTGTTGTGCGTGGGTGTGCTGCTGTGTACTTAACACTAGAATAAGATGTGCAAAATTAAGACCGAAGCCTCAGTAAAgatccctaaaccctgcagagTTTAAGAGACTTTCACCCCCCCCAGCTCTGCCGTGGGGGCCAGGCAGGCTCCCGCCAGCCCACCCATGGGGACAAGTGTCTTCCATGTGTCCCCTCTCTGGGCCACCACATGGGGCCACCACCCTATGCTGGCTCCTGCAGCACCGGGTGGCCTTGCAGCAGGGGGCATGTGTGGGGCTGCCCCCCTGGCTGCTGGTGGGGAGCTGAGGGGGCTGGTGATGCTTTGAGAATGATGTGGCTGCTTgtacaggctttttttctttttgcttgcaaGATATTTTTATAATAAAAGTGAAAAGTCCTGTGCTGCTCCCGCACGTCGGAGTGTCCCTGTGCTCAGGATGGTCACTTCATCCCCTGTGCTGAGGGGTGTATGTGGGGTGTGGGGTCAATGTGTTGGGAGGGGGGGCTCATCTGCACAGCCCTGCAGGGCGCTGCACGgggagtgaggaagaggaggatgatggCAGCAGGTTGAGGCTGGGATGGGGACGATGGCGATGGTCCCCTGGGGCTGAGGACAGACCTGCTGCATCTTTGGGTGCCCCTTCCATAGGAGATGAGCTGGAATTGGGGTGCCTAGGCAGGGGTGCTGGCAGCAGCCTCTGCCAGGGGTGAGCTGAGTGTGCCAGCGCTCTGCAGTGACCTTCCACCTGTCCCCTGGAGCTGGTGGCTCGGCTGTTTCTGtcacctgggctgtgtctgtcaCACAGTGTCCCGCCGGGGCCGGGAGCTGTGACATAAGGCTTCCCACGATGACAAACCACATGGAGGCTACGAAGAACAAGTTCAAAAGGGAATTTGCTGCCCGGGCTGGGCTTTCTCAGCACCGAGCTGCTGCTTGCGGGGATGTGGTGTCCTCAAAGTGCCCTGAGCACGGCTGTCCCTTCCTGGCCAGGGGAGCTGCTGTGGTTCCCAGGGGAGcatcccctgtgtgctgcagggagagcaggTCCCCAGCCAGCATCCCGCTTGCAccccatctgcactgagcatccTTGCTGGGCTGTGGGGGCCCTTTCACCCCCAGGACGTGGCTCCAGGGGGAGCAGCAATGGGGTGTGGGAGCTCCCACACCCCCGTGGTACCTAGGGCAGGTACCACCACGTGCTCTGAGTGGGTTTCACAGCTGGCACCCCAACCTTGGGCACCCAAAGCACCCCCCATGCCCCAGTTGGGGTGCATGGACTCTCATGCTGAGAGCTGGATCCACCCCAGAGCATGGACAAAGCCGACACCCAGCACCCGGCACGGCTTCGGCTTCATTGGCATCTGCCTTTTATTGACggcggggggggagagggggctgggTGCGGGTCCAGTCCTGCCTCGGGGGTTGTTCTCGGGAGGGGGAGCCCGGGGGGGACCAGTGGTTGCAGAGACAGGGGGACACAGTGAGCGGGAGGGGAGTCGGGGGGTGCTCAGCCGGTTGCTGGTGACGGTGTCCCGGTGACGGTGTCCCGGTGACGGTGTCCCAGTGACAGCGCTGCGGTGCCGCGGTGCCAGCTCTGTCCCGCCGCCTCTCCTGCGGCCATGCCGGCTGTTGAGCTGTCACCCAGCCTGGGGGGCCTCATCCTGCCCCAGCTCGTCCCTCCTGGTGCTCAGCGGATGTGGCCCGTAGCTCAGCTGCGATGGTTTCCAGTCCCGGCTGCGCTTCTGTGGCCGCAGGAGGGTGGAAGATgtgcaacccctccacaatttgCCCTGGGGACCCCGGGGGCTGGACCCGCAGCCAGAGGGGTGGCACTGTCCCCTTGATGCACAGGGTCCCTAGGGGATGGGCAGGTGAACCAgagagggacagctggggacagggacctgtgGTCTGCTGGGGGGACGAGCCAAGGGTGATACCGGGCTGGGcaggggatggggctgggggtgacagaggtgacacctGTCCCACACCCGGCTCTATAGGTCCGAGACCTCCCCTGAGTAGGCGCTGGGCTCCTCGTCTGAGCGCGTGGTCACCTTGAACTGCCGCCGCAGGAAACCCCCGTAGCGCTTCTGATTGTCCCACTTGAGCTTGGGCCGGATCCGGCGCATGAAGCCGCCGTAACGCTTGTGCAGCTCCGCCAGCTcctgccccgcggccccggcACCCGTGGGTTCCTCGTCCCCATCGCCCACTGGCCCCAGCCCTGGGTAGTCTTGGGGAGCCGCCCGCTCCCCCAGTTTGCggccaaaacccccaaatttcttGCTGAGGCCGCCTTTGCTGTGGGCGTTCTCGCGCAGGAGGGCAAGCAGCTTCCCCTTGGACAGTTTCTTCATGAAGCCCCCGTAGCGCTTGGCCAGCGGCTCCCCAGGACCCTGCTCCGCCTCCAGCTCTGCCTCGTCCTCCTCCGCCTCCCCAGGGGATGTGTCTGTCCCTTCGGCCAGGGCCACCAGCCGGGCCAGGAGCGCCAGTGCCTTCCTGCACGTCTCCCACTCGGGGCCGGGTGGCGAGGAGCCCTGGCATTCCCGCAGGCACATCTGCAAGACAGCAGCCATGGGGCACCCACTGGtatcaccctctgccttccccactgCCTGCCCGGGGGGGCGCCCCCTCCCAAACCCGGGGGTCTGCACCCGCCATGCTGCCAAGCTCAGCAAGGAGCCAAATCTTGGACATTCCCAGCCCCCTGGGGTGCCCACAACCACCACTCGTGCACCGtcacccccgctgtccccccgctGTGACTCCCTGGCATGGGGCTGGCACTCACCAGGGGCTGGACGCTGCTCTCAGTGCTGTAGGTCCGAGCAGCACAGAGGGAGCACTGGGTGACGCAGTCAGCAGATGCCACTGAGGCCAGGCAGagacacagcagcagctccagtgccCGCCGCGCCATGTCACCCGCAGCCACTgcctggggagggggagatagcACAGAGCCTGTCAccttccctgtgccagccccaggGACCCTGTCACTGCCCTGCTGGCACCTTTGACACAGGGCACCTACCAATGCTCCTGAGGACGTGCATCGTGACCTGTGACCACAACTCACCTCCGGGAGCTGCTCCCAGGTCCCAGGATGAGAAGGGGACAGGAGTGGCCATGGGATGCGATCTCTTACCCCAGCTGCAGCTGGGTCCTTGGCACAAGCCCTGAGATGCAGACAGACTGCCAGAGCCACCCAggtcccccgggctgggaccACCATTCtgtcatcctcatccccatccccatccatcTCATCCTCATCCATATCCTCCATCGTTCCTTCTGTACCTATGGGAAGAAAAGCCCCTTTTGTTTCCTTTAGCGTTGGGTTTCTGTGCATTATTGTGATGGCTGCGTTTGCCTGGTGCAGAGGGGATGATTCACCAGCTCTTTCCCTTGGCCTTGGGGAAGAGAAGCAGTGCGACTGGAGCCACCAGCAGAAAGGGGACAGGGAGACGCTGTCACCTAGCACAGACTAACCCCGGGCTCTGCACCCCACACGTTTCCTTCCCTCCCACCTGCCACTTCTGCtgggctgctgcagcaggagggagggggaaaaaactgGATTTGGGCTACAAGCCCACCTGCACATCATGGTCGCCATCCTGCAGCCGGCCAGGAGCCGTGCCGGAGCCTCCCGAGGGCTGAACACACCGTGCAAGGGCCAGCAGGGTAGCTGTGCTGGCGGCAgcgcccacagctgctctggaacccctggaccaggctgcaggGGCCAGTAGTGGTCCCAGCTACTGTGCCACAGGACTGCGGTGCCACCAGGACCATGGCGGCCCTGGGAGCAGAGCCGAGCCCAAAGGGGAGCAAGCACCTGCCTGCCTCCTTGGTTGTTTTTATCTGGGGTGGAAAGGCATGACCCAGAGGGATCTGTTACACATTAATGACGCATGTCAGAGACTATTGTATTCTCCAGCAGTATCTGCTAATGTACCGTAATtggtactgatgaagaaatgTTAATGCCATGGTATTAATTCATGCCAGATTAAAATTTAATTTGAATTATCTGCACCGTTGTGTGTCAAGCTGTCTGCATTCCTGGGCTGCGCTGCACACGGGCTCTGTGCAGCCCCGAGTGCATCGCCCCGGCTCGCCCCGGCAGGGTGAGCACGGGGGGACCTCAGCCAGCCCTCCCTGCTGTGACAGGTGACGGTCCCTTATCACCTCACTGCCACCGAGACCGCATCGATGAGCCAGGACTCGCCAGCCACACAGGTAGGTGCcagctgcagcaccgaggggaACGAAGCTCCCAAGAacaacctttttcctttttccacccTCCCTTTTCCCACCCATTTCTCTTGCCGGCAGCActgtgtgctgctgcagccaAAGAATTGGGGGCTTGGTAGCACCCAGGGGAGCCGCAGCTCTCTGGAGCACAGTGCAGACatggacaccccaggacaccccactgcAAATGTACCTTGTCCAGGCGGTGTCACTGCTGTCCCCCAGCgctctgcctgctcctgctgcaggacTGGCAAgcctggggcaggaaaaggggaaaacacCAAAAGGCTTTGGATAaaagcaagaagcagcagcacacaaagggaggaggaagaaaagcagagtgagagcccAGTGCCGTGTTACCTGAGGAGCTTGTGGCTCCGGTGTCGTCACTCCTGCAGAATCACCTCGATGGGACCCTGGCAGTGTGTGacaatgccagcacctgctgCCACAGCCACCAGCAGCGTGTCCTACCTGTGCCGAGGTCCCGTTGTCCCCTGCCCTGTTTCCACTCGAGTTTTTGGTGCCCAGGCTTTGCTCGTGCATGGCAAAGCCCCAAGCCGTTTACAGAGGGGGAAACAGGGATGGTGCGTGCCAGGCGGCACAGAGACTGAGCCCTTATTACAATTAACCTGTGATTATTTCTCATGAGGGAGGTGAGCAGATGTGAGCACATCTCTCCTCCCACCCAGGGCTAACCCAGGCGGGTAAGGACCCTGCAGAGATTTCTGGTGGAGAAGAATCACCTTCTGTCcgttcctttccttgcctttaaaAATCACGTGGAAATATGTTGAGGACAAGGCTTCTCAAAAACCCCAGTGACTTTTGGAACCAAACTGTAGCAAAACCCAGTACTGTGGCCACTGCCACTGCTCGAGCCAAGTGCAGGGAGACAGGAAACTCCCCCCATCCTTTCCTCCGCTCCCTTTCCCCTCCAAGCCCCAGGTGTCTCCACCACAAGGGTGACAGACATGCCATCAGTGTCAAAATGAACCCCAGCAAAGCTCTGGGTGGCGGCTCACTGGCTATGAAACCGCTCGAGGGACAAGAGGAGCCCCTCAAAATAACACAACAAGCCCAACCGTGAGCCGCTCTCGGGATGTTTTTAACCAGAGTCACTCTTTGGTGAGCAGGAGCGATGCCCCGGCTGTGCCCGCACAATGGCAGCGGGATGGTGACCCTGGCAGCCctacctgctgctgcttcccgtCCCACTGAGCACCCGCGTCGCCAAGTCAGGACGGGTCTTGGGTGCTGGGTGTCCCTCCACGAGTGTCACGCTGAGCTGGTCATCGGTGGCAGGGGCAAGGCCACGCTGGCTGGTGGCCCTGCAGCGGTGCCCGGGGTGCCCGCCGGACTCGGCACCCCCCGGCTCCGACCCCGCTTTTATGGCCATGGAGCCTCCTCCTGCAGCGGTGGAGCCAATCGGGGTGAGGGAGGCTGCGAATGATCAGCCCCGCAGCATCCTCGCCGCATCCTCGCAGCATCCTCGCCGCGTCCTCAGCCGTCTCTCCCACCGTGCTGGAGCCCCCGCAATCCCCGGTCAGGCCTGGGGACCGGATGCATGTCCCACCACTGCACCACCACCAGCTGTGCCCCTCAGGGACCCTGTTGGGCCAGCCTAGGTCCTCGACCTCGAAATGTGCATCCCAAATACAGGGAGGGGAAGGGGTCTGTCTCCCCACAGCTGCATGCTGCAGGAGTTTGGCTGGTGGATGTGTGAATCCCTCCTGGGCATCAAATTCAAATCCTGGCCAAGAAGGAGGGGGGAGTGAAGCCCCGACCCCCCCAGCCTGGGAAGCAGGCTGGGGAGATACATGGACCTTATGGTGATGCTGGGGGAGTGAGCCCGTCCGAAATCTCTGGGAAGAGCGAGAGGGTCTTCACACCCTAGGAAAGGATCATGTCCCCCCAgcccacccagcccagctgcagtTGGGCAGCAAAGTGTCCCCAGGGAAACTCTGCACCGACAGGGCTcagacctgctttgcttccccctgccctgtcccccctCCTTCTGGGGACAAACGTGAAGAGATGAGCCAAAGGGGCAGAGGCAgcagggtggggggacacagacaccctccatcccttccccacTCAGCTCTGACTCCTTTTTGTACATTTCTAAGCCAAGTTTGGGGGTGAGATAGGCAATACCAGGGCACTCCCCAAGCCCATCCACCACCATCCGCCTGCACCATGACCTGCCATGGGGCAGAGGGGCCAAGACACAGACCTGGGGGCCAGA
The DNA window shown above is from Patagioenas fasciata isolate bPatFas1 chromosome 16, bPatFas1.hap1, whole genome shotgun sequence and carries:
- the PDYN gene encoding proenkephalin-B codes for the protein MARRALELLLCLCLASVASADCVTQCSLCAARTYSTESSVQPLMCLRECQGSSPPGPEWETCRKALALLARLVALAEGTDTSPGEAEEDEAELEAEQGPGEPLAKRYGGFMKKLSKGKLLALLRENAHSKGGLSKKFGGFGRKLGERAAPQDYPGLGPVGDGDEEPTGAGAAGQELAELHKRYGGFMRRIRPKLKWDNQKRYGGFLRRQFKVTTRSDEEPSAYSGEVSDL